The Mauremys reevesii isolate NIE-2019 linkage group 13, ASM1616193v1, whole genome shotgun sequence genome contains a region encoding:
- the LOC120380139 gene encoding olfactory receptor 10A4-like, whose translation MTGGNDTIIMEFTLLGLFHHPELQPLLFLAFLTIYILTLMGNALVILATVSDPVLRTPMYFFLRNLAFLEICYTSVTIPKMLANLLLEKKTISFSGCATQMYFFLFFGTTVCYLLAVISYDRYVAICNPLHYPVLMSRRLCLLLLSGCWVTGMSVSLGQTALIFSMPFCGSNIINHFFCDVPLLVKLLCPDSRVNEVAKVLMNVLVTVIPFALILASYICIVTAILRIPSLDGKQKAIHTCFSHLVSVSLFYGSAIFRYLRPNSGYMSGMDKLLSLLYTVAPALLNPIIYSLRNQQVKAALRKIVDRHTASQSM comes from the coding sequence ATGACAGGGGGGAATGACACGATTATAATGGAATTCACACTCCTGGGGCTCTTTCACCATCCTGAGCTGCAGCCCCTACTCTTCCTCGCCTTCCTCACTATCTACATCCTCACCCTGATGGGGAACGCTCTGGTTATCCTCGCCACTGTGTCCGACCCTGTCCTCcgcacccccatgtacttcttcctccgGAACTTGGCCTTTCTGGAGATCTGCTACACCTCGGTCACCATCCCCAAGATGCTGGCCAACCTCCTCTTGGAGAAGAAAACCATCTCTTTCTCTGGCTGTGCTACCCAGATGTACTTCTTCCTATTCTTCGGCACCACAGTGTGTTACCTCCTGGCCGTCATATCTTATGACCGCTACGTAGCCATCTGCAACCCTTTGCACTACCCAGTCCTCATGAGCAGGAggctctgcctcctgctgctctcagGATGCTGGGTCACCGGCATGTCTGTGTCCCTTGGGCAAACAGCTCTGATATTCAGCATGCCCTTCTGCGGCTCCAACATCatcaaccatttcttctgtgacgtGCCGCTGCTGGTGAAGCTGCTCTGCCCAGACTCCCGCGTGAATGAGGTGGCAAAAGTTCTAATGAATGTCCTGGTCACCGTCATCCCCTTCGCGCTAATCCTGGCCTCCTACATTTGCATTGTTACTGCCATCCTCAGGATCCCATCGCTGGATGGGAAACAGAAGGCCATCCACACGTGtttctcccaccttgtctctgtttcCCTGTTCTACGGCAGTGCTATCTTTAGGTACTTGAGACCCAACTCCGGTTACATGTCGGGCATGGATAAACTGCTCTCTCTGCTCTACACGGTGGCACCTGCCCTGCTGAATCCtatcatctacagcctgaggaaccaGCAGGTGAAAGCAGCACTGAGAAAAATAGTGGACCGACACACAGCTTCTCAAAGCATGTGA